aaatgacttaattagattaaaaaaacaatttaagggacccaatttgatgcgaaaaattTTCAGGGACCAtatttgatttcctttacaattttaaggaccaacaggttatttaagcctttatttAGTTGTTAAAATGTTTTCTGCTGCTAGTGTAATCTTTACAAAGTGTTCACAATCACTGCTGAATGCTAAACATGAGTTATAAACACCTTTCTCTCACAGGACTCAAATGCTCAACATTTTCTCACTGGTGTAATGTAGCAGCAGGGCACTGGACAACAAGATAGCACacatttcaaaactcaaaaaggaggaggaaggagataCTTTTGAAGAGTGTTTATTCAACTTGTTTATTCTTATCTTCCACTTCCATGAAGAAAGTTTTATCAATGAATTTGTATCTCTAAGCGTGGGACTGCTGGTCAGATCCATTAATTGAGATAAATTCATTTGTTACCACTTACCAGAGGCACCAACTTCCCTAAGACTACACAAGTATGTGGAAATTGATGTATAGATTTTGCTCCTTGAAGATGTTTTCCACATAGCCTCAAGTTTCTATCAGCATCAAATTCATTGAAGTATAGATCACTATTATGATCCACTCATGCTAGATACTGCATACTCTTTTCATTCTGGGGAGTTATTTATTTGGACATGATTCCACCTCTAATATTAGCCAGAAATGAATATGTAATCAATTGACAAGTTGCATGTGATTTATTTCTTCCTTATGAAATGTGACGTGACAATTACAGATTTACAGTGTTCTTTTTAGCTAGTGCTATTATTGATTTTACTATTTATGTAACATCCTGATGTGACGACTAGATTCACGGTAATAACATAAGTTTTTTCAACACGTTTTGTCTTCAATCACATGATTTCTGAGAAAACTTCCTAAGAGATCACTCATCTTAATATTGATCCAAGTAAATCCTTCTTAACTTTTGAGTTTTTAtaagttgggctcccgaaagaAGATGCATTTTGTTGTCATGAGTAAtatcaatcaaatcttttagaAAATTGTTATTATCACCACCCCACATCTAATTATGTCACCCCTAAAGTTGTGAAAATACTAAACGCATTTTCAAGTGCGTTCCTTTTGCAGTTTAAACTGCGAACATGACGCACCTTCTTGTGCGAAAGGGACGCACTTTAAAGTGTCATAAAGTAAACTAAACTATCTTATAAGAGCATAAGTTTAAATTCGAGAAAGACATTTTGTTGGGAGAAATATGCAACAGCTTTTCGATCATGGGGCGATatttgttgaagaagaaaaaaaataaaccaaactatcttatttattttcagaGCATTCTTGTCGTAATGCTAAATGTTTATACTTAATATTTATTTGATGTTTAGTTGTTTACACttacaaatttaataaaattcctcgccccctttttttttggtttggatAGCATGCTACATGCCTATTTTAATCTTTACCATGTTTTTACTATTTTAAGTTGTTTTCTCAATAGTaccctatttaatttaattgttgATGATTGACATATAagatcttaaaaaaattatcagagtttaaaatcaatttaaaaaaccataaattattattatcatttaaATATATCCTTCATTATGTATTTATCATCTTCTAATTTCATCACTAGTTTTACAATACAATTCTAATTAAACCATCTTTTTATATTATCATTTAATTTCATAACTGATTTATGATTTATTAAACAAATCCAATTAAATCAGTTAGCTTCATATCTTTCAAGTAACAAAAGAATTGATATTTTAAATTCTTAAAGGGTTTTTCAACTTTCCAGTAGTTCATCAACTCTTTTAAAATGCAACATGTATCCATATAAAAGGTTATTTGAAAGGTGCTAAATGCATATCAAATTATCAGGTACCAATAAAAGGTGCCCAACGCCTTATAGATCTAGCTTGCCTACAACTACTTCCACTAGACCAACACATTGTTATATAATAGGattctaaaataaaattaattccTATTTTATAACATATCAAACGAATTTTTCATATAAAACAAATGAGGACATGACACTTATAAAAAAGGCGAAAACTTAGATGAAATAAAGTGTTGTTTTCGGCAAAATTTTGGCAAAAAGACTCGCTAACATTTTTAATTGAATTACAAGCAGGAACTTCAGCCACTGCTTTACACAGAATGTCACCGTAGGCGTAGAGCGTAACTAGCAAGATTCTTGGTCAGGAGCTGCAATTAGGCCATGAACAAACCTGAAGAAGTCACCTTACAGGAACAAAAATTGGAACTTCATTCAAGGATATATTACTTCACATACATTGGGATGCTCTCTACACGGCTGAGTATGCAATGTGGCTAAGGTATATCAAAATCTTGCTTGATTCTTCAAAGGTTGCTATGATGCTCAGCAGACAGCAGGTCATATTTAAATTATACGCAAGTGTGACGAGGTTTCTAGAACAAAGCTGCTAAAATCCAACTTGTGTTACTGTCATTTCTTGGCAAGGGAAGAGCATAAATATTGCAGCATATATTCATTGGAAGAGCACGTATCAGCTAGATCCTGATGATTTGTAGTGATTGCTTTCtgccaagacttcaacgatggGAGAAGATTTCTAGAGTTATTCTGAATATAATCCCCATGGGCTTTACAGAGCTCCTGCCATATTTAACATAAATATCATTTTGTAGGACTACTCAGATTTTAAAGGcacattatattaaaaaaaaaaaaggtgatggTTACCATACAATCACACATGAATGGTCAGCATGTATTTTACTTAAATGTAATATTGAATAATTGATATATGATTGAgtggtcaaaataaaatcttgTCAAGCTCTCACCTGAGACCATCGAAGTATAAATTCCAAATGCGGGGAGTTTTCTAGAAGTGTTGCAAGTGCCTCAATTAATCGCTGAAGATATCTGGGAGGGATTGATGTGGCAATTGATGGAATATCTGCTGGACTAACGgcaaaaatacattttttaatcAAAGAGTCATCATTTAAGCGAAGGCTAAGGATCAAAGCCTCACTTAGTCGGTTTTCATCAAGAGCCTTATCAACAGCCTGTGCAGCAATGCGCGTCCAGGTTATTAACAACATCAAAAGAGTAAACACAACAACAAATAACATCATATACAACTAGGTGGAGCAAAACTGAAATTATGGACACTGCATATCAAGCTTCtcaattttgattttggttCTTTGTTTTCATGATTTGAAAGGAAAGAAGAATGAAGTCTAAAAAGTATATAGCATTACACGTGTTGGTTATACAGATAACAATGTCTTGGAAATTTTCTTCACTTCTTTACCCAGAGAATGTTGAAAAACTAAatcattattttcataaattttatgttgtaagtcatgaataaaaatattaatggcGAGATAGAACCTACACTAGGAAGAGAAAAAACTCTTCCTCTTCTTACAAGCAAAAGTCATCTTTTACCATAACAATTCAAACAAAAGAAATCATTGGAAGACAAATTATTATATTCCTTATTTTCGGCGCAAGTGTTTTCAAAATCATCACCCCCCTTTGTTCTTATTTATAAGGCACACGTTCCTTAATATAAGTCACTTCACGATATATATGAAgcgttaaatatttttttccaagtATATCCTTAACATTTAATGCTCCATATTCATACTaatgatttatatttttttgccAATAAGGGATCATTtaggaaaattaacaaaaacaatTTGATAAATTTGAGACTAAATGATAATCTTAACTAATGTATTTAATCAGTGAGAATAGTTAAAAGTGACTAAAAATAGAGGAAACGAGGGTGTATTTCCTGCAGAAAAATAGTATATGCAATAATCTTACAATAGTATTCCATAATTCTTTCAAGATATAATATGAAAAAGTTGTGAACTTAGAAAACATAAGTACCTCTGGCGTAACATCTATGTCCATGTCAGTTGGATCAAATATGAATGATTCATCAACAGAATAAACCAAAACTCCCTCAGTAGTTGCTGCTACAAAACTCCGCCCAGTAGGTGCAATTCTGAGGCATTTTGTTTGTATAACAGGTCTTCCATGATTAGACGAGGATCCTggtaaatcaaatcctaatttCCCTCGTGTTTGTTTCTCAACACCTTCTTCAATGTCACTGTTATCATCATCAATCAAATCTAGTGGACCAGCTTCTGTCATATTTTTAGAGTTTAAAAAGTCGAGCACTCCATCTAATGAGAGATTGTGAGTTATCTTGAAACGTCGCAGCATTACCTATAAAAAAGATATTCCAATTAACTAATAAACAGAACAGGACTACGAAATGCAAACAAGTAGAACAAACCAGTACATTTTAAATATGCGTCTAAATTCCAAATTTAAGCAGCCAATAATTTACACCACAGACACACCCAGATGCACGCTGTGATTTTTTAGTGAACAGCATAAATCCTAACCAATATGATAGTCAATTTTTAGATATCCTATAGCTGATTAAAGGaagttcatcatcatcttctctaTCCTTTGCGCCAAACCATTCATAATATGAAAAGGCATGAAAATAGGGGGATATTGGAAAAGCAAGCTTGGATAAGAGTTATCCAACCACTCAAGGAGTAATAAGAACCCTTCCAAGTATACAGAATCAGTGACACTTGGAGATCTTATAGAATATTGGATGTCGGAAAGAAGTAGCCCTAGGGTTGACACCTAAATAATAGAAATGCACTAATTCAAACTACAAAACAAGGCCAAGgtcatcaaaaaaaaagaaaaataacttGTAGACTTTGTAGTGAATGCAGAGCTACAGCTCAAGCTGAATAAGGGGGAGGAACATAGCCAAAAAGAACATACGTTTTCTTCATTCATGAGAAAAGCTTCCTTATTTGAGGGAGGGAGGAGTAATTTTTTACCATATAAAATGCATggatggtcaagattaaaagTTATTTATTGGTCACATGATCACTTGAAAATGTCATGACTTTTTAAAAACAGAcacatgacttaatgttttaatcttaaccaTTCATGCTTAAATCTAATGGTCAAAATTTACTCCTCTTACTGACTTACTTTCATATAAGAAAGCTTTTCTCATTACATGCACCTCTAATATATATAGCATGTTTTGCGATCAATAAAGGAGAAGCTTTCTAGAAAGTAACTTTCTTGGGAATCAATTAAGAGTTGATATGCTGAGATTTCTAAATATGTGAATTTCAACATATGATAAGGATAAAAATATGAAGCGCATCTAAGCCAACCTGATCTGCAATATCATACATGCAGATATATCTGCTACTTCCTCCAGCTAATATGTAGCTTCCATCAGCTGAATAACACAAGCTTGTGAAGAATTTCCCTGAACTTGAGTTGGCAGCTGATCTCCGATCAGACATTAAGCGACCTCCAGCAATATCCCTAGAACCTTCTATGGTGTACATCAGTATACCATCTATTGGATCCCAAAAATAAATTTGTCCATCTAATGTGCTGCAAGCTAACTGCCTTCCATCTGGACGATAAGCCACTGTTAGAACATCATGTGTGTGAGAAAATGTTTCAACTGCTCCTTTTCCATCAAAGACATCCCACAACCGGACGGTTTTGTCCCAGGATGATGAAGCCAAGACAGCCTGCAAAAAGAGTATAAAGAAACTGTTATGTTTCTCATCGTAGTGAGTgtaaaaaacttaaaaatataCGAACTTCAGAAGTTCACTTCATTGAAGCAAAGACAGACTGCAAAAAGAGGAAAGAAATAGCTTATATTTCTCATTGTAGCAAGTGTAAAAACCACAAAAATATACCAACTTCAGAAGTTCACTTCATTGTCATATCTTTTGAGTGTTGACACAATAGTTCTAATGATACATGAGAACACTCAGGGCTTAGACTATAAAATTGCAAATAATACACCAAGGCTCCATGGAGATGTCTAATAAGTAGACAGTGTAGCAACAGAAAATAAGCAACTACATAAAGTACTACAGAGGATAAGACAGTAACAAATGCAGATGAATATCAGTGCGagaaaaactaaaactaactcACGTTTGTAGGGGAAAACATTAGTCCATGAACAGGAGCTTCATGACCACTAAGCACATCCAACAAACGACCAGTTCTCATTGACCAGACAAAAATCTGTTACACATACATCGAGCAAAAAGGGTAAAactaaagaaaaataatgataaaatcAGAACCCACCTAAGTTATGCGAAACCATACCTCAAAGGAATCTGAAGTGCCAGCACATACCACCTCACCACTTTGATCTGCTGCCAAAGAAACAAACTGCCTTGATGAAGGGGTTGTAAATATCCTAAAATTGCGATAACGTAATAAATCCCATGCACGAACAGTCCCGTCAAGAGATGCACTAAGCAGGCAATTGTTAGTTCCTGTGAAATGCAGAGCCGTAACAGCATTGGTGTGCTCCGTCAATGTGACAAAGCAAAACCCTGAGGAAACAGTCCACACCTGTAGCAGACAAGCATAAATTTCTTACTTGCATCCACTTTAAACCCATTCAATTTTAAAACAAATGCAAGGAAGATGATTAATGTTCAAAATTACCTTCACTTTATTATCAtctgctcctgtagcaaggagCTGAGAATCATGTGAATACGCAACACAATTGACATCAAAGTAATGACCCTGCTGCTTCAATATATAGCTCTCTGACCGCCACTCCCACACAAGGAGCTGGCCAAGCTTGGCACAGCCAAAAGCCAACCAGTTTCCAAGCTTATTAAAAACAGCAGTGGTGATCTTCTCCCTGGATATAGACAACATGTGAATGCACACGAACTCCGGCATCTGATACAACCCAAACACACCATTGGAGAATCCCACAACCACCATGTCCAGCCCTCTATGATAATCACACGCCGTCACCTTCGCGTGCCCCTGCGAAAAACCATCCTTCCTCAACAACTCCCACTTCCCTCTACTCAAGTAGccttcatcctcctcctcctccccaaTTTCCGGccccttcctcttcttcacGCCGCCATTGTCCACAACCGTTAAATCCCCTTCCAAATCCCTATCAGGTGTCCCGGGCGATGGCGGCGGTGATTCCTCATCATCACTAGTAAACCCCCAGCTAAACAAATAGCAATCCCTAGTAACTGTATACGCCTTGCAAGCCCTATCGGTTCTCGAATTAACACCGAAGAACGCCGCAACAACGGTATCCCTATGACCTAACAACGAGAAAGGCTTTTTGTACTTCACAACATCCCTAACCTTCTCCTTGCACAGGATTCTCGCAGTAAGGTCCTTGGAACCTACGATCAAATATTCGGAACGCGGGCACCAATCGATGGAAGTGATCTTGTTATCGAAATCGGCGAAGGTTCGATAGAGCTCGAAGGCGGAAAACTCGGTGCTAAAACCCGGGGTGCGCCAGATCTGAAGAAGCTTACCAGCGGCGACGGCGATGTGGTTGCCGTCAGGGGAGAATTGTACGGCGGCAACGCGGTGTTTGAAGGAGATGCGGTGGAGGAGGGCGCGGCGGGGGAGGTTGATGAAGTGGCAGCGGTTGCGGTCGTCGACGGTGAGGAGGAAGGTGCCGTCGGGGGAGACGGCGATGCGGGAGATGTTGGAGGAGGATTGGATAGGGAGCGTTGTGGTTTCGGATTTGATGAGGTCGGTGACGGAGACGCGGTTACCGATGGGTGAGAGGAGGAGGGTGTTGTTGGAGATGACGGTGTTGCCGCCTCTGTAGGGTGCTCCGAGGAGGTTCTGGAATCGGAAGTTCATGGCTGAAACAGGTTGCTGAGTGGCGGGAATGGGGTTTAtcaatttagggtttaggttcaCGAAGTCGGAAGTAAACGGCAAAGTTTTACTTAATGAAAATCAATGGTGATACAGGaggtcactttttttttttttttttttttttttttggttaaaaagcacttttggcccctgatgttttaagtttgtgcaaattctgcccctattttatttttgtcgatgtttctaccctcatgttttcaaagagtgcactgtctacccctccatcagtcaaacgttaaaaaactaactgAATGAGATGATTtggctttttattttaatagtttttggacctgccacgtggaaattacaagtaaaattggaaaaagggggcatgagagattcaaactcaagacctttaagtagcaaaacatgcatttaaccagttcagttacataataattcatatatacatcaagcaaatttaatttatatcatttatttGATCATCATTAACTTCATATACTTTttttcatctctccaatccactcaggaacatctcctgagaaagcctgactgacggaggggtagacgatgcactgtttgaaaacatgaggggtagaaacgtcgacaaaaatagagtaagggcagaatttgcacaaacttaaaacatcaggggccaaaaatgctttttagccttttttttttaataaaccaAACTGTATTCAATTTTACCAGTAGGTGGGTTAAActcaaggcttaattgcacttttggtcccccaactttggcctttCTGCGAAAATCAttctcaaactttaaaattagcaaaaaacgtctcTAACGTTTACAgtcggttgcaaaattggttttccgtccaacttccgtccaaaatctaactgaaaatgatgacatgacatttctaaattaattttaactgaaaaaaataattttttaaataatgtttAGTCAGTTGCATTTTTAGTCCCCCACTCTATAACCACCATTCCTCCCCTTCTCATTCCTCactttctccatcttcatcaataCAAACCCAGAAGATTTGTAACTACTAAAATTAATCTTTCAAACCCCAAATTTGGTGACTGAATAccccattttttttaaaagagcgatgtaaccaaaacaaaaaaaaacaaagagtgAAGAAGAGAGCAGTCTAGATATGGTCTGGTTGATCTAGTGTTGGTGTTGGTAACCATCGATCTGGTCGTCGATCTGATCTGATTCTGGCTTGAACGAGTGTTGGTGGTGCTCGCTTGTCATAGATCTGGGTTCAAAGGAGAGTTTTGTAGTGGAGAGGAAGAGAACATGGATGGCGGCGTTGGCTTTCCCCAAGGCGACGACGGTGAGACTTCGGCACGGCCACGCGCTGGGGTTGGCCTTGAAGGTGGTGCACGTGAAGGTCTGAGCAGCGATGGGGCTTGATGGTCGCAGCGGTGGCCATTGGTGGTGATCTGGGACGCCAATCAACTTTGGAGGTGATGGAGCAGTCAAGCCTTAGTTCGGTTGAGGCATGGCGGCCCTGGGTTATGAATTTGGCCACAGATTGTTGGGTTCTGGTTGTTTTGTGCGTTTCTAGAGGATGTGAGACAATGGCTCGATAGGAGGTGGTTGATGGGGGTAACTAGTTCAGGTACAGAGTTTCTGGTGGTTGATGGGGGTTTGGTTGTGGATTTagtttttgagttttttatgggggtttgagttttgatgaagaagatgaagttggaGGATGAGCAATAAACTTTGACCCGGAATTTTAATTGtgggaaggaagaagaaaaaaaaatccaaacttgGGAATCAACAATTAGGAAGAAGAACAAGATGAGATCTCCAGATGAAATATCTAGGGGGGCGTTTGGTAGAAGGGAACTTTAAACATTCCCGGGTAAGTAAGGTTGGGAATGTAACATTCCCATGTTTGGTACAGGTTTCAGAAAAATTATTCCCGGGTATTAAAGATTCCCAGGCATGCcatttacattgtttttctccAAACTTCATTCCCAAGTTCAAGGATGGGTATCTTACATTCCCATGGGAATGGAAGTTATTTCCCACTAACTTTTCTTTTTacttcaaattttatatttttaaatattttaattaagaaattaTTAAGAACATACCCGGGAATGAAATTTATTAACCAAACACTTTTTTAAGAAGATGCCCGGGAATAACATTCCCATCAAAATATTCCTAGGATTAAGATTCCTGAGTATCATTTTCTAAAACCTCTAACAAACGCCCCCCTAAAATTGATGTTGGTGTTGTTTCCACGACTACTTTGTTTCCAATGTTGTGGGTTGTGTGAATGTTAGGTTGCAGTTGGAGTTGGATGAGAGGGAGCAAGAGGGGGGTGAGGTTGTATTGTGACGGATTATCTCTGTCACTagtcccaaaaataaaaaattgtatttcttaattaaattattaatatttttcaattaaaatattattaaataataccaCGTCAGCAATCTGTTAGattttggacggaaaaccaattttgcaactgggtgtaaacgttagggatgttttttgctaattttgaagtttgaggacgattttcgcagaaaggtcaaagttgggggaccaaaagtgcaattaagccaaaactCAAATACAAGAGATAAAAAGGAAGTAGCCGGACTACAACCAAAATAAGACAAAAGAAACATggaaaaaactttttttttataggcaaatattagttgttagtaatgttagcaAATTAGTCATCattagggttcgaaccctgaaccCTTCACATTTCATCTcactcaacccttatgtccctatgtcttaccacttgagctattttTCGAGGAAAACATGCTAACAGCGTGATTCCTAGCCACCTAATAACACACAAAAAAGATATGCTAACATGAACTACCCCAACGAAAATACAACCCATTATGCATGACCAATTACAATAAAAATATGATACCAATCAAAAGATCAAGCTCCCAAACCGCCTAGAAAAGACAATGGCCCAACACATCAAAACTCATATAAAAGCAAAAATAAAGATATCAATCCTTGGTCACAATTATAAGCAAAACTAACCACTTTCACACTTTTTAATACTTTTATTTCTAATATACTCctctttaatttaatttttattttcaacatAGTGTACAACTCTTTAACTCTAACTCTTAAAGCACATGTCGATAACACTTTCAAGTACTGCATTcatccctccaataactcttgGTGTACATACGagattatcaaaaaaaatgaaagagacaTTAGCTTttataaaaacaaattttttttctctccttaTTTACATCTTCTATTTGCGTACATCTTTCTTTCAACTCAAAAAAATGTCACCACCACAAAACTGGTTTGAAGTACCCTCATTTGATTTGGGCATTGACATCAACCGAGAAGATCTTTCCCTTCTTGTTGTTGAAGATTCACTCGATGGAGATGGAGAGACCAACCTAATTCAAGATACGTCACAACAAAGCAAACATGGGTGTATGAAGATGTAGCATTTGCAAGGCAGTACAATAACAATTTTGACATGAACAAAGCCCCTAATGAAGATGAATCTTTTGTGAATGTGGGCAGTGAAATTCAAGAAGTCATGAAATGCGGTAGGGCGAAGAACTTGCGTCAAAAAGTCGTCCAACCATATGAGAGAGCTTTTCTAGATTTAAACATGACGAACTTTGATATAAATGAAGTTCAAGTTGAAACAATGTACTCTGGACTTGAGGTTGAGGAGTTGAAGAGTAAAGAGTTTTCTTTTGTAGAAGAGTTGAAGAGTGAAGAGTTAAAGAAGTGCTGAGAAATTACATAGATTGGTTGAACTAGGTCGTTGTGCTTGGTTGATCCTACACTAGAAGAGACGCGGTTACCGATGGGTGAGAGGAGGAGAGTGTTGTTGGAGATGACGGTGTTGCCGCCACGATAGGGTGCTCCGAGGAGGTTCTGGAAGCGGAAGTTCATGGCTTTGGTTTACTGCATGAACTGTGTATTTCGTTCGGTGTGGTGGTAATGCTACAAGAGGTTGCTGTGAGGGGCGAGAATGGAtcaatttagggtttagggttcaCCACTATGGAAGACGGAAGTAAACGGCagcgttttattttattaattagggATAAACATGAAAATCGTCCCCAGTGGCGGAGCCACGTTGAGACAGGGGAGGGTTGCAGCCCCCAAAAGTCACGAATTAATTGTTATATATATGAAACAATGTGTAACATATCAAATAAAGTGTGTTGTCCCAATGGTTGGTAAATGACGGggaaatttttgaaaaaataaaaaattaaattaaattttaattaagccCCCAAATCTTtcctaatttaatttctaatcCTAAAACTAAAACTAACACTAACCTAACATCAACTCCCACTAAAATCATCAAAACCCCATCCATCAATTTGTTAGATACCAGAGGAAAGTGATCTTTTGTTAGATAATGAAATGCATATTTTTGTGTGATGAAACAAATACCTTAGTTTACCGCAAATATCAATTTTGTGTCATTTATTAATGTTCCAATCCAAACCCAACCCAGTGCAATGTTTTACCCATAAAACGCATCATTAACAAGTTGTGGCACCTAGAATTTCTTGTTACGTGTTGCATTTGACAATGTAGCAGAGCTTGTTTCCTCTGTAGACAGTAACGCGTACGGGCATCCCCTTCAATCTTCATTTCCATTTTTcaatttcatcatcatcatcttcctcgtgTCTGCGAAATCCCTCCCCTTTCTCTTCCTCCTTTACCCGCTTCAATGGAATCTTTGGCTTCTCTCAAGGCTCTGTTTCAGGCCACCCAGAACCTGGATTCCTCACTCATTTTTCACTGTAGTTGAAGTGAAGAAAGCTTCACCAAGTAGAGGTATCTTGAGAGAGGACTTCAATCCAGTAAGTTTGTGCAAGATCCATTCTGGGTTTTGAAGAAAAACTCAAGCTTTTCGGGTTGTGGTTGTGGATTTGATGAATAAAGGTTCAGATTTGCAttggaagaaggaagaaaaagacGAAGATAGAAATGAAGTGGGAGAATTCGATGGAAGGGAAAGAGAACAACAAACCGAAGGAGATGAGAGGAAGAATTCGAAGGAGAAGtagagagaagaaaaagaagaagaagaaccctaaAAATTA
This is a stretch of genomic DNA from Lotus japonicus ecotype B-129 chromosome 1, LjGifu_v1.2. It encodes these proteins:
- the LOC130734032 gene encoding periodic tryptophan protein 2; this translates as MNFRFQNLLGAPYRGGNTVISNNTLLLSPIGNRVSVTDLIKSETTTLPIQSSSNISRIAVSPDGTFLLTVDDRNRCHFINLPRRALLHRISFKHRVAAVQFSPDGNHIAVAAGKLLQIWRTPGFSTEFSAFELYRTFADFDNKITSIDWCPRSEYLIVGSKDLTARILCKEKVRDVVKYKKPFSLLGHRDTVVAAFFGVNSRTDRACKAYTVTRDCYLFSWGFTSDDEESPPPSPGTPDRDLEGDLTVVDNGGVKKRKGPEIGEEEEDEGYLSRGKWELLRKDGFSQGHAKVTACDYHRGLDMVVVGFSNGVFGLYQMPEFVCIHMLSISREKITTAVFNKLGNWLAFGCAKLGQLLVWEWRSESYILKQQGHYFDVNCVAYSHDSQLLATGADDNKVKVWTVSSGFCFVTLTEHTNAVTALHFTGTNNCLLSASLDGTVRAWDLLRYRNFRIFTTPSSRQFVSLAADQSGEVVCAGTSDSFEIFVWSMRTGRLLDVLSGHEAPVHGLMFSPTNAVLASSSWDKTVRLWDVFDGKGAVETFSHTHDVLTVAYRPDGRQLACSTLDGQIYFWDPIDGILMYTIEGSRDIAGGRLMSDRRSAANSSSGKFFTSLCYSADGSYILAGGSSRYICMYDIADQVMLRRFKITHNLSLDGVLDFLNSKNMTEAGPLDLIDDDNSDIEEGVEKQTRGKLGFDLPGSSSNHGRPVIQTKCLRIAPTGRSFVAATTEGVLVYSVDESFIFDPTDMDIDVTPEAVDKALDENRLSEALILSLRLNDDSLIKKCIFAVSPADIPSIATSIPPRYLQRLIEALATLLENSPHLEFILRWSQELCKAHGDYIQNNSRNLLPSLKSWQKAITTNHQDLADTCSSNEYMLQYLCSSLAKK